The Chrysemys picta bellii isolate R12L10 chromosome 5, ASM1138683v2, whole genome shotgun sequence DNA segment TACACACATACTGCAAACATTTAAAGAGTTGGTTTCCTTGATTATGTCTACTTCTTGTACATAACCAATTTCTCAGGGatcattatttctgtaattaaTCCTTGATTCCCCATCTCGCCACAAAGATTTTagtttttccttttgattttctACCAGTATCTGGAGTGTCACACAACAGATCCCCCATACACACCACACCCACAGTACTTTTCACTACAACAGTGACTAATTTTGTTTCTTGTTATAAAAAGAATTCTATACATCCATAAAAATCCTGTAAAGTACTGAAAATAACTCAGTCAGAATTTCACATCAGCATAGCAGATGTTTAATTTCATTCACAAGCTTTCTGTACCATCTTGAAACTAACAGCCTCTCCATTATAGGATCATTTTGTCTGACCAGCaaatacaccactacctcgatataacgcaacctgatataacacgaattcggatataacgtggtaaagcagtgctccaggggggcggggctgcgcactctggtggatcaaagcaagttcaacataacgcagtttcacctataacacggtaagattttttggctcccgaggacagcattatatcaaggtagaggtttACAACCAAGGTCTCCATAGGCTTGAGTCTCTTTAGGGCTGAATGAAATCTTTGCAAGCTTTGTTCAAAGTTCCTAAGGCAGATATTTAAACTCTGAGGGCTGGGAggtgatcctcagctggtgcaaattatcACAGCTCTATTCCAAGTCACTAGTGCtacaatttacaccatctgagaatcTGCCCTGAGATTATTTAAAAATCTATCCTATCAACCTCTAGTCAGATTAAGTGTGGCCATTTCAAGTGCAGGAGTCCATAACTGTAGGGACCTCAATGTTTCCCTGAACGAAACCTCTAGAAGAATAGAAAACTCTGGTGCCAATCTGGACAATGAATTTCTGTCTGGTCTTCTAAAAacaaaggaagaggagagagtgCACATTCACCCATTTCCCTCTGTTCCTGGTGTCTGGGGCAATATATGTAGGTTGGcattaaacaaacaacaaaaaaagtttaatcTGAGGATGATCCCACCACAGAAAATCAACATTTGGTAGTAGAGTCATCCTGCTGAAGAACTATATACATCTGGCTGAGTTAATTCTCCAAGAGAACACTGACCAGAAAACTGCTTGAATAATGGAAGATCAGAATGCACTTTTAACTCCACACAGGAGATGGAGAAGCCAAAATGCATGTTTTGGGATTTACTGGGTTAGACTGATAGTGTACACAGTTATTTGAGCATATCCTTTAGattcacaaaacacacacacacacacacacacacacaataaaagtTTTCTAGTATCTTCATGGAGAGTTTCCATCTTGAATCTGTTTTCTCCTTAAATTCTGGAGGCACAAGGAGTAACGAAGGTAGAGAAGTCTTGGACATCAATAACTCATTAGAAAGAACACACCCACTGATTTATGTCCTGACAAGCTACCTTAAAACCCAGAATCTGGATATACTCCCACAGTAGGACTCAATATGTCTATAACAGAGGTggtcaacctgtggctccagagccacatgcggctcttcagaagttaatatgcggctccttgtataggcaccgagtcaagggctggagctacaggcgccaactttccaatgtgctgggagGGTGCTCACGgctcaacctctggctctgccacaggccctgcccccactccaccccttccctcccctgagcctgccatgcccttgcttctcccccctcccacccttctgcacgccacaaaacaacTGATCGGGAattgcggggagggaggaggagatgctgatcagcggggctgctggtggacaggaggtgctgggagcggggtgtGGAAGctttgatggggggctgctgacgtattactgtggctctttggcaatgtacattggtaaattctggctccttctcaggctccagTTGGCCACCCCGGTCTATAAAAATAGTAATCCATTCTCTGAACTTTGTCATTGCATTTGATAGAAACATCTTGACCACTTTAATAATGAAGCAAACCCTCAACTATATTAATTTCTGGAAGGAAGTCAAAGTGTTCTTCATGGCTGCTGACTCACCCATGTCCCCATATTCTTGAATCCTTTCAGTTGTAGACCTGGCTTCTGATTTTTAGGAGTTCACATTAGCCTGTTATCCAAGTACAGGTGGAGACATACACCTTTCTGGTAAAGTGCTGCAGCTAGGATCCCCATTAGCCACCCTCATGTGAAAACCTCAATACTGTTGAAACTCAGGCACATTTTGATGAGAAGGAAGACCAGGAATGTTGAAATAAGCATCTGATGATCTGCCGGGCCTATGAACAACTCTCCTAGGAAAACTTCCAGCAAGCCAAACCATGAAACTGCTGTTATGTGAAAGGAAGGTCTTGACAAGAGCTTGATCACTTCTTTAATATCCAGTAGTAGATGACAGCTTCCTGTCACTCGAGTCTATAGAGTAGATGGGATAGGTTTTCATTTCGTAAAAGGCCGGGAGAGAAAAAACAACTGCTTGCTGTCTAACAATTCCCCAGCTCTCTGAAGGCttatctacctggatttcaaaatTTGAGTCCTTTTGCATCCCACAGGATGGGGAAGAACAGCCAACAATGCTGTTTGGAACTCTATCCCTGCAAAAGAGTAGTGCCCGGCAAAATCTCCACTTACATGGGCATATGAGAAATGGCTACTGAAGTTCCATttggaaaagaaataaaataacacCAAAATTCAAGCTGATATCTGCCTTCAAAAGGAAGGGCATGCCCCTCAATGTAGAGAGGCTGCCATTCACCTGCCTCCCTCTCAACAACCTGGGAACAATTTCCTGTGGCTCAAGAACCAAACCTTGTGCCAGGAACCTTAATTCACTGCACTACTGAACTCAAACAGGAGTCTTAAAGTGGGGTCACTGTACagtcatagtcatcctgtgatggTGTTTTCTCAGGATtgggaacagacagagaaactACACGTCTTGCTCACTGGACCTgccttgggttttttttgtagaGACCCACATCTCCTCCAACACCTCCTACCTTTGGCATACAggagtttattttctgttttccctCATGGAGATTTGTGACAATATTTGGTAGAATTAGGCTGACTGATCTCAGCTGTCTGAACAGTCCATTTTTTTTCACAACATAGATCACATTAAATAAGTGTATGAAGAACCAATTTCCCTCCCATTCACAATCATATAGACCACCTCCTTTACTCACTGTaatttcacaacatccctgtgaaactacagcaattgcttatatGGAAGAGTAATATTAGGAGCAAGCATAACTAGACTTTAGATGGCAAGCATAACTAAGATACATTGTATCTTTACGTGGGAATCTTGAGGAGCTTCCCTTAATGTCACAGGATCCCGCaagacaagaaaaacaaaacaaaacaaaataaaatcaggTTAGAGACTTCACTCAGCAGTTTAAGTTAAAAGAAAgggaacagaaattaaaaagatttaaaaaagagGTATGACAGTTAACATGAGCTGAACAATACTGATCTTAGTATATTGGTAGTAGTATATTGGGTGCTACTTGTTATCTTTGTAGAAAGAAAAACATTGCACATGTTGCCTACATTGCTACAGAAGACAGGACCAACCTAGTAGTTGTTCTGGATTAGTGGATGTACGCTCCTGAGATTAGCTGTAATAAACTGTATTCATAATCAAACAGATGCCATAACTAGTATATAAGTGTTACTTTACATGTTTTCTgatatacttaggaaggaaagaGTTCTACAATAGTCttaagactaaaaaaaaaaaaaaaaaaaaaaaaaaaaaagctccctgGGGCAAGCAAATAGTGGTAGTTAGTAGAGAATGACCAGACATACTTTTATATGAGCTTCTGGACAAAGGAGGTAATGAATCTTTTAAATGCTGGAAAATTAACAGAAATTCTCTGCTGCATTACCAATGGCACAATGAGAAAGCTTACCACTCCagtagagatttaaaaaaaaaataaagatcccattactgcaaaaccaaaaccaaatatACTTTCTAAGTTTCACCTAAAACCAGAAAGAAACTTACGGCTGATTCTTAGACAGTATGCAGCAGATTCCACACATTATTTCTACTGAAGGTGGTGGTACAAAAACAAGTTAAATTAATGTGCAGATCCAAATAAGGGGCTAGGTAATCTGAACAGAAGCAGTAAATAATCAGACACTAATGAGCCCAGAAAAGCATACGTGAAGATGTAAAAATATATCATTTTAACTTTTTGAGACTATTTGGATGAAAAAGTAATCTGACTTGAATGGTATTCTTTTCACACGATATACCATTTGATTTCAATTTACAATAGTCAGAGCTAGAAATCACACTTACTAGTGTTAATAAGAGTCCACATATACTGTGCTTGTCTCAAAAATGCTATTACATATAAGCATGTCAATTTTTTTAGTCTTCGGTAACCCTGCTTCAGATAGTAATTGTTCATGCTCCGTCATTAACTGAGTGTGATACAACATTTAACTTTATGCAGGATTTCTGCAGGATTTCTTTACACAGAAgatgtttgtatttttaaacttagatgatttaaaaacaggttagtCAAAATGAATTTTTCTTGTTGTGCTGTTCTAGTCTTAATAATGGAATCAAAATGCAAAGTGGCTATCAGACAATACAGAAAAAATCCTAACTATGCATGCTTTCCAAACACCAGAATCTTATTTACATCAAATGTGCCTTgtttaaaacataataaaaattgtattcattatgaaaaaaatgaaaaagaagcaAAAGTAAAGACCATTAACCACTATCTCTTGCTCTGTGTGCATGCATTTATATTGACTATTGTTGTTTACATAGTTGTATTACGAATTCTGAACTTACTGATCCAGCAAGTTTAAATGCTTTTTGGGTGCAAAATGGTTGAATATAGGTGGTTATGGCATTCCTCATCACACTACACTGGTTGGGAAAAAAGCATCATAGCAGAAGAATTAGTGGTTGTAAGACTAACAGAGCCAAGAAAATCTGACAAAACTTGGCAATGATATGCTAGTGTTTCCATTCCGACATCTTTTTAAATGGGATTTCTTCAGAGATATATGATTCAACATTTAGGACAGCTAACAATGTACATGTAAAATTCCATtatttccttaaaaaaacaacctaGAAAGATCCTTATAACAACTTTTGAAATCAAGCATCTTAATCAACACAATAGATATAAAACTTAAACATATGGGAGATTTAGATTCTAACTACCACTACCTGAAATGTACTACTGCAAATTTGGAAAACCAATGGTGTCCGTATGTCTGCACAAGTGTAGTTGCATAGATTCTGGTACAGTATTTCTATCAATATGCTTATACTGATGCATTTGACATTAAAATAAGACCATCACCTTGAAATTAAGTAGTGGATTTGAAGAGACACTGCCAAATTGATATTTTCAAGATAATAAACAAtgtttaaaattcagttttctgaCAATGTACCCTTTAAATAAtacatataatttatttatttattgagggAGTAAAAGGagtttctcttcctgctgttgATATTTAGAAGAATCTGTTGGGCAGGCCCAAGAGCAACACCATTCATGGTTATAGCCACTCTCCTCCAATCTCTTTCTCTATCCACATTACTGTTTGTGGCTGTTTTAAGTTCACTTTTGCTGCTGTTAAGATTAGTAAACTCCCTTTTGAAGAGCCTGGGAAATGACTTGCACCACCACCAAAAAGTGAAACCGATAACAcaaaaaacttttaaaagcaaAGAATATTATCTTTTAAAGCTTTTTCAGTCTTTCAATAATCTGAGGGTTAGTCTATAAGGGGATCTAGTCCACAGCAAGCctgggtgtgaatctacagtgcatcAACTTGCTGTGCACCAAGCAGCCATGTGGAACCTGTTCCTGAGTGCACTCTGATCTACTGCTATTCGACCTTCATGCTAAGGAAATTTTAGTGCATGACAATAAAGTCCATTTGGCCACTTAGTGTACGGCAGGTTGATgaactgtagattcacacccagGCTTACTGCACACTAAGTCTCATGTACAGAAAAGCCTATAGAGGCTACTTGTAAACTcaacattttcagacagaagaatgatttttttttaagttgataataaccttttaaattattaaatgtGATTTCCTTATTCTTCACAAACTCCACAGTGCCATATGATGACTTTATATTTGAACTATTATTTTTTCACCTATATTTAGCCAAGGAAGTCACTTGAAGCTGTCTAGGATGAGGAGTTGAACATTCTCCCATTTCCTGTCTCTAATTTAAAGTGCATATGTCCAGTCCCTTAGAACGATGCCTTTTGATACAAGAAGCTCTCATGCTTCCTTTGAGAAGGAAAATGTCACAAATGGTTCCTTAGTGCATTTTAGGGAGATTGTAGGATTATAATATGAAAGAAGTTAAGAATGCTGTTCTATCGAATATATAAAGCTTTGTTTCTGAAGGATAGTTAAGCGATGGAACAGATTatcaaggaaggttgtggaatcatcATCACTGGgagtttttaagaacaaattaAACAAGCCTTTCCGGGATAGTcgaggtatacttaatcctgcctcagcatgggggagggactagatggcctcttgaggtcccttccagacttcTATTTCTATATCAGTCTATGaacagctttatttatttatatcaaaTATGTGTAAAGAGTTTGATTATTAGTAGGTGAGACTTAGTATATAAAGAATCAATGTATTCCCAAAAGTGTATTGTTCTAGTAGATAACATACTCAAATCAGTAAAAGATTTCAGAGTAAATTAGATGTGCAACTTATTTTCTAATCCTGAGTAACCAACATCTTAAGTACAAAAtagaaaaattaaattaagttGCTCACCTTTGACTTTATGTAGAATTGAGATGACTGGTGTATGGGCAAATCCATGATACTATTTGAATTTGTGACACTATTACTGTTAGTGTGTTCATCTTCTCTGCTGCTGTCATCAGACTGATCAAAATCATCACTCTCCTGGtccatttcctcctcttcttccacctcctcctcttgttCACCACCatgttcttcctcttcctcctcctcgtggTTACCAGTGGATTCTTCATCCACTACAATAAGCCTATTGTTATTTTCTTCTAACTGTTCTTGCTGGGATTCAATTCTGTCATCAAGTCCAGACTCTACTACACCTATTTCCCCATTCCTTGCAATGTGCTCCTCCTCTTGTTGTcgtaactgctgctgctgctcctcctccacaACTCGATTCATCTGCTCCTCATCTACTTGGCTTGAGGAAGCATTACCTCGAAGAGACGCTCCAGTTCGTCGCCTCTTGCTGCCCACAGACAGCAGTTCCTGATTCATTTCCAAAAGCCAGCTTGCTACTTCTTGGACCTTGGCTAGACTATCTGATGATGCAAATGCTTTCACATTCTAAGGAGACAAAGAAAATTTGgagaatgattaaaaaaaaagtttgattttattaaatcattattttattaattatataaTTGGCTtatttctgacattttaaaattccaaCTACAAATTAGCAACGGAGAATTTATATGTGAACAAAAAAACCTGTCAGTAGCACAGTACAACAACATTCTAAAAAGACAACTGTACACCAGGAAAAAGTTCAGTTGGGTTGTTAAATATGACATTGTAGGTAGCATCATGAATATTGGTAGCAAGGCAAAGAAGTGTTTTTGCtgacaataaaaaaaattcagcctcaGGCAGACACTTGGAAAGGAAAATTTTAGCCCAAGGCAGTCAAGTTTGGCACAGTTGCAAGCAACCAaaaacagagtcttataatggaaagtgtttggCAACCTTAACCATAGGTCTTATCATTCGAGCTACCTATAAACTACATGGCTATCTCATCTAAGACATATTTTCCACATCTAAAGTCACTCGAGGAGCTTTTTTACAACACCCATTAATGGTCTCAGTAGCAACACACAACAGTAACACTATCTTCCTACCCATATTCTGTATcaccctgtttatacatccaataATCATATTAACCCTTTTAGTGACATCACAATGGGAACTCATGTTCCATTGGTTATCTAGTATTATCCCatagtcactgctttccaagacaCTACTATGTAGTCTTTGTTTTTCTTATGTATGACCTTGTATTTTGCTGTAgttcccacacacacaaaaaagcaattGGATTGTCCAGTATACAAAGCCATCCAGTTCATTCTATAACATACATTACTATTTACCACTCTGACCCCTGTGTAATcagcaaactttatcagcaatgattttatattttttcccttgaaaactgactttaaaaaatTCAACAGAGTTGGGCAGGGAACAGATCCTTGAAGGATCCCACTAAAAACATGCACACTTGTGGTGTGCTCCATTAACATtgcaatattattatttatattatgctaGTAACAATAGAACCAGGTTGAGgaggatggagtactggttctgagctTTGGCTTGGAAGAGGTAAAGACATTGACAAGAGCATTTTCAGTGGAGTGCCAGGGGCACAAGCCAGattgtacagatggagaagaACTCCCACATTGACGGTACACAGCATATTTAATGAGTTTagagattaaaagaaaaagagaaatggGGTGATAGTTGGAGAGGCAAATGgggtaaaggatttttttttgctgtctttttttcccttcattttttaagATAAGAGAGAACATGTTTGGATTGTGAAGGAAAGAGACAGGGGAGAGTGAGAAGTTGGGAAGAGTAAGGTAGAGATGAGAGTGCACACAAGGGAGATCAGGTCACTGTGAAAAGAGGAGATAAAGGAGGAGAGTAGATGAGAAACTCCAGTCTCTATGACAGGAGAGATGGAGAAAGTTgtagaagaaggaaaagaaggcAAATCAAGGGGAGACAAAAGATCACATCATACTTTGTcaaatttctcttggaagaaGTCAGCAAGATCTTGTGCAGAAAGAGAAGTGGAGGCAGAAGAAGGGAAGAATTTAAGGAGTGAATCACAGGTGACAAATAGGTGGCTGGGACCGAGGACATGGGATTCAATTAAGATGGAGAAGCAGAGTTGTTTAGCTAGGATGATAGCAGAACGGAAGTAGGAGAGAACCAACCTTTAGTGGAGGAAGTCAGTTTGATAATGGGATTTCTGCTAGGAATGCTACACAGCACAAGAACAGAGGAATCAGATGTTGggagtgacccagggctgggggttaGCAGAGCTGTACCTTCTAATGGGAGAGAGGGGCAAAAAAGTCAAGAGTGAAGGAGAGTAAAGAACGGAGAGAATCAACAATTGTATCAATGGAAGTAAGGACAAAGAGGAGAGAGCTGAGAGCAGATAAGAAGTCTGCAACACTGATGGACCAGAAGTCATAGAAATGCAGAGTCAGAGGGCTGACAGGCAATGCTGAAAAAGACCAGGGGGAACTCAGCAACAGAGAgatcagagagagagatgggtgctTGGTGAAGACCAAGTCCAGTGAATGGCCCTTTTGGCAAGTGAGAGTGAACTAGGTCTGCAGGACTAATGAAGAGTTGAGCAAGAGGAAACAGGCAGCTAAGGAGTCAGGGATGGATCATCATTATGGAAGTTGAAGTCACAGAGGATGAGAGTGGGAGACCATAAGGAGAGGAGggctgagggggaggagctgggtggaTGGTAGATGACAGCAAcatggaggggaagaggagagaaaagtcTGAGGCAGTGCTGTTCAAAAGAAGAAAGAGTGGTAAGGGGGAGAAGAATCAAGTGATGATGAATCCACCACATCCTTAGGTATTTACAGATAATTTGGTGATTAAAGTACAATAGACATACAAGTAAGATGACAAGATGTTTGCAAAAGAGTTTAATTTGTTCAGCAGTTGTTGGCAATTGAATTGGCAGGGGCTTCAGGTATATCAGTTAACATACAACTGTATTTCAGTTTAAGCCAGGGTGTGCACTTTGTTATGATGCTGCAGAGTTAGAATGTTTTCCTGCATCACTCAAAAAATGACACTCTAAACTCAAGAAATAGATTTCAAAAATAATCAACATTTGTTAGGAATGCATTTGTTATGAACACATTTAAATGCCTTATTTCAGTAATAAACCGTCAACTGATGACTACTAAACTATGTATTACCGGGACCTACACAATGAATGAGAAGACACACATTCACCAGAAATGTCTTTCCTAATAGAAGGTATTAATCTGTAATTAACCATATCCTTTTGCCTCTTAGCTTTTGCTAGTGTCATAGATTTTAAGCCTAGAGagaaccattatgatcacctagtctgacatCCACAACAGAAGCCCAAGAGCCTCACCCAAAAGTGCTTTGTAACCAGTGCCAGGTTTCAACCCTTTTCCAGGCGTGTAGTAAGTGAGGTGGGAGACATACATGCAATTACACGACACAGGGCAATTTGCATGGCAAAACTGTGTCCCCCTAACAGAATTTCAAGTGAAATGTTCTACTAGACAACTGTGATTTTTCAGCAATCCAAGAGCTGAAGAAAGAGACACTTAGTAAGAAGGAATGCTTCAGCATACTGTAAGTCCCTGAACTCTCACTGGGTGGTGAGAATGCAGTTAATTTTAATATGGTAAATAACAATGAATTTTAATTGTGttattaataaaaacatttagTATACTATCAGTACTTTACACTATAATCTGTATTATGTACCTATCTGAACCCAACACAAATGGtttaagaaatattttctctGAAATCTAGACTTTGTTCTGTTATTTTAAAGAAATGATGCAAAACAGGGATAATATGCTAGTATAACACATTTTCATAGGGCACAGGTATTTAATTGAATATTCTGAATTGTGTAAACCAAATCTCTATACAACTATACTGTATAGCAAATATTGtatgtttgcaattttttttaattatccttAAAACTATGAAGTTCTTAAAGTTTTGACTACCACCAGATCTTTCTGTATTATATGGaaacaataaaaacaatactacTAATAACGTAGTATAATCAAAACTATATTCAAAAGGAAATCTGTTCACTAAATTCTCATCTCACTCCACTAGAGGGAGATTCCTTCTGGGCATCAAGTCACAGTTACTACTGGAGCCACTTAAAGCAGATTATAATCAAGTTTTAACAATACATTATCTATGAAAAAATACAGAATGTTACTTTCCTCTTAATTCCTTATTTCTCTGTCCTATTAATTTTACCAGATGTTTAGATTAAAAACCTAAACAATGTATATCATATTCTAAAATCAAAATTGACAGCTATGTTTCACACCAAAATCAATAAAATGAACTGATTTATTTGTAATTTGTATTTTCTTAAATTTGTGGATTAATTCAAGATGAcacattttgtcaaatgttcACTCTAAATCTGCTCTTCTTTCTACTGTTCATTATATCCAACAGCatctaaaaaaaatatttttaattgtttaccaatctaaacattttcaaatacaaaaaAGGAATACCAAATCTGTAAATTATGAAAATGGAGATATGAATAGATTATAAATGAAACAGTTATAACCTGTTTAGTCCAAATTCTGATTTTAAACCCCCCCCAGTACTATGtaattaagcaaaacaatgtacgCAGCTTACTAACAGCCCCTCTCTTCCCACAAAATGAGCTTCACAGCTTGCCCAACAACCTGGAGGTTCCTCATGGATCTGAAACAGGGCAGAGTCATCGACACAGAGTCTCTGTACCTCCTCCATGACCCTCTTCCATAGCAGAAAAGCTCCTCTGGAGCcagatagggttaccagatagcaactgtgaaaaaatgggaatTCCTTCCAGCCACAGCTGTCCTGAAGACTATCCCCTTCAAGGAGGATCCCAGATTCTGACAACACTCCAGAGAACAAGTAATAACAGTTACCCAGAGAGACAGATTGGGGGAGACAGATtagttattttcttaaagaaaggttgattttcACTGGTTGGTAATCATTAAATCATGttcatttgcaactaaatatagcctttgcaTTAAGTTTGGTGCTTCATTTTGCTAACCAGGTGGATATATTACATctaaacacatttatttaagcaattatccATCTTAAAATATCATTTCAAAATtctaaatttttaaaattttatgatGTTAGAAAATGGGTGAATGaggcatttcttatttactagatgattttttttttatttgtgcttTGTGTCAAGCTCTGGGTGGCAATTCAAAATGCAccaacacacttttttttttataattagttaaataaaaacttaaaacatgctggatacataagaaaaaagtaTACCAAAAAGtttaacaaaacttttttttcatttaaagctgactgatttattaaacaaggaAGTATTATCTATAGTTAGTGAATTGAGCATATTGTTTCTGTTCACCATATCCTTCCGATTTTAAAACCAGTAGATCCAatcctctcacacctagtttttagaagaggaaaacaagctcaaataggaaaacaagctttcctgctttttcaactctcaactggtttcttaactttgaataaactagtcattgaactgaactaattgaataaactgaaatgaagaaaatattttctctgcacctgcagaagaagctactTCTAACAAAAGTTgttttagcacttcaacaaacttcATTATTAGGCGCTTAGCCAGTGCGCCTTCTACCacttcagtggtttgactttctttcaaacttcagcagcaaacatgtactgcttaattttttgtatttaaaatattttaatatattatagTTTGTTTAGCCCTTGGCATAAATTGTCATAATTTCAGATtgaattttaaatagttttttttaaataagcttttatttaatttaaataaaaatccagtttaaatacaaaacatgtagtttacattttaaaaatccatttttaaaaactcatcaCTTTTTAGCCCCCCGTTACATGGTGTGCATGTGAAAAAGCAAGATCTATGCACAAATCTCAAGGATACAGTCTGGCCAGATCTTACATTTAACATTTAGATTCAGCCCCTCAAAAGGCTGATCTTCCACCACCGATTGAGCCTCACATGGAAACCTGGAATTTTGAAGCCAGGTTTCCCTTCTCACAACTA contains these protein-coding regions:
- the FBXW7 gene encoding F-box/WD repeat-containing protein 7 isoform X9, which codes for MSKSMCGCGCSIISSLMKRLGRSTCCSDLLSCSHTSDQLQRLSIECPSQPKKNVKAFASSDSLAKVQEVASWLLEMNQELLSVGSKRRRTGASLRGNASSSQVDEEQMNRVVEEEQQQQLRQQEEEHIARNGEIGVVESGLDDRIESQQEQLEENNNRLIVVDEESTGNHEEEEEEEHGGEQEEEVEEEEEMDQESDDFDQSDDSSREDEHTNSNSVTNSNSIMDLPIHQSSQFYIKSKG
- the FBXW7 gene encoding F-box/WD repeat-containing protein 7 isoform X7, producing the protein MSKSMCGCGCSIISSLMKRLGRSTCCSDLLSCSHTSDQLQRLSIECPSQPKKNVKAFASSDSLAKVQEVASWLLEMNQELLSVGSKRRRTGASLRGNASSSQVDEEQMNRVVEEEQQQQLRQQEEEHIARNGEIGVVESGLDDRIESQQEQLEENNNRLIVVDEESTGNHEEEEEEEHGGEQEEEVEEEEEMDQESDDFDQSDDSSREDEHTNSNSVTNSNSIMDLPIHQSSQFYIKSKIPNWFHHANILTSHGCKSIKTFSFPCGSPPFVFLSGVEK
- the FBXW7 gene encoding F-box/WD repeat-containing protein 7 isoform X8; the protein is MSKSMCGCGCSIISSLMKRLGRSTCCSDLLSCSHTSDQLQRLSIECPSQPKKNVKAFASSDSLAKVQEVASWLLEMNQELLSVGSKRRRTGASLRGNASSSQVDEEQMNRVVEEEQQQQLRQQEEEHIARNGEIGVVESGLDDRIESQQEQLEENNNRLIVVDEESTGNHEEEEEEEHGGEQEEEVEEEEEMDQESDDFDQSDDSSREDEHTNSNSVTNSNSIMDLPIHQSSQFYIKSKSSLWKET